The following proteins come from a genomic window of Candidatus Cloacimonadaceae bacterium:
- a CDS encoding FHA domain-containing protein yields MKCPKCQVDNPAGGTFCKSCGAAMQQSYKTCKNGHNYDAAQTACPFCPAAEMTLSGAKTQIDSPTNRQDKTVIDNATPKLAAKVAGGNREDKTMIFGAGTPCDSTVPAQSVGIRKLVGWLITFDINPAGIDYKLSIGRHRIGRNATCDIVLQQPGVSDEHAVLLYRDCKFILQDMLSTNGTFVNGELVDEKVTLNNDDIIRIGNVDLKLKII; encoded by the coding sequence ATGAAATGCCCAAAATGTCAAGTCGATAACCCCGCCGGCGGCACGTTTTGCAAAAGCTGCGGAGCTGCCATGCAACAGAGCTATAAGACCTGCAAAAACGGTCATAATTATGACGCGGCTCAGACCGCATGCCCATTTTGTCCTGCCGCAGAAATGACCCTGAGCGGAGCCAAAACACAGATCGACAGTCCCACCAACCGACAGGACAAAACTGTGATCGACAACGCCACTCCGAAGCTGGCTGCTAAAGTGGCAGGCGGAAACAGAGAGGACAAAACCATGATCTTTGGAGCCGGAACCCCCTGCGATAGCACCGTGCCCGCGCAATCCGTGGGCATCCGCAAACTGGTGGGATGGCTCATCACCTTCGATATCAATCCTGCCGGAATTGACTATAAGCTTTCGATCGGCAGGCACCGGATCGGCAGAAATGCCACTTGCGATATTGTGCTCCAACAACCGGGAGTTTCGGATGAGCACGCGGTGCTGCTCTACAGGGATTGCAAGTTTATCCTGCAGGATATGCTATCCACCAACGGAACTTTTGTGAATGGAGAGCTTGTCGATGAAAAGGTAACCTTGAACAATGACGACATCATCAGGATCGGCAACGTCGATCTAAAGTTGAAGATAATCTAA
- a CDS encoding FHA domain-containing protein: MKRILIMTVALGIVLGLSATQVKARYIKTDTGNYPFLISSVQVLDSSDEPMKDLTEKRFKVFIDAKASDSLKTTTYEKTGQGLHIILCIDASGTMKGSPMESIQAAVIPFIDKIRSVDKVAIAIYADDYQLLTDFTGEKELLKKTVRDIKPAGRYTSLYYGGYKALQRLVANEEMTGKIMVLTGDGKDENPTGSYRENDLINLAQTNGIPVFTIGYTQVEQIYLQSLERIAENTGGSYYYAPHQEDLSKHFDKLYRQIMHINLLSYFVVGIPGDGAEHNLGIEVTTDMGKRDLSAKFIAPAGRPAYARSTGQKTKPKINPVMLAVIIALIALIAATLILINKRVRKKKQAVADDIRRLEEQKNSEIEAERKKIAALEQEIHRAEEPAASLPIHPIEQKPPDPKILGRERTMILSGGQTVVGPKTGAERLRMEILFGNEAGKVFTIDKSGTTLGRAADNGIVLADKTVSSHHASITYVEGYFVLEDIGSTNGVFINGNKTQIYRLENDCSFKLGSVEGNFTLL, translated from the coding sequence ATGAAGCGCATATTGATCATGACCGTCGCTCTTGGCATAGTGCTTGGTCTTTCGGCAACCCAGGTGAAAGCCCGGTATATCAAAACCGATACCGGCAACTATCCTTTTTTGATCAGTTCGGTGCAAGTTCTCGACAGCTCGGACGAGCCGATGAAAGACCTCACCGAGAAGAGATTCAAGGTCTTCATCGATGCCAAAGCCAGCGATTCCCTGAAGACGACCACCTATGAAAAAACCGGGCAGGGCTTGCATATCATCCTGTGCATAGACGCGTCCGGCACCATGAAGGGATCCCCGATGGAATCGATTCAAGCTGCGGTGATCCCCTTCATCGACAAGATCCGCTCGGTGGATAAAGTGGCAATCGCAATCTATGCCGATGATTATCAATTGCTTACGGACTTTACCGGTGAGAAGGAACTGCTGAAGAAGACGGTGCGGGACATCAAGCCCGCCGGTAGATACACTTCGCTCTATTATGGCGGCTACAAAGCCCTCCAACGCCTGGTAGCCAATGAAGAAATGACCGGAAAGATCATGGTGTTGACGGGAGACGGCAAAGACGAGAATCCCACCGGCTCATACCGGGAAAACGACCTGATCAACTTAGCCCAAACCAATGGCATCCCTGTTTTTACGATCGGTTATACCCAAGTGGAACAGATCTATCTGCAATCCCTGGAACGCATTGCGGAAAATACCGGCGGGAGCTATTATTACGCTCCACACCAAGAAGATTTGTCCAAGCATTTTGACAAACTCTACCGCCAGATCATGCATATAAATCTGCTCAGCTACTTTGTAGTGGGCATCCCCGGAGACGGTGCGGAACACAATCTGGGGATAGAAGTCACGACGGATATGGGCAAAAGAGATCTCTCCGCCAAGTTCATCGCGCCCGCGGGAAGACCCGCCTACGCAAGAAGCACCGGTCAAAAAACCAAGCCGAAGATTAATCCCGTGATGCTTGCTGTGATCATCGCGCTAATCGCTCTGATCGCTGCGACGCTGATCTTGATCAACAAGCGCGTTAGGAAGAAAAAACAAGCCGTCGCCGATGATATCAGGCGGCTCGAAGAACAAAAGAACAGCGAGATTGAAGCGGAACGCAAAAAAATCGCCGCCCTTGAGCAAGAGATACACAGGGCTGAAGAGCCGGCAGCTTCTTTGCCAATTCATCCAATTGAACAAAAGCCCCCTGATCCAAAAATCCTTGGTCGTGAGCGGACGATGATCCTAAGCGGCGGACAAACCGTTGTTGGACCCAAAACCGGTGCCGAGCGTTTGAGAATGGAAATACTGTTTGGAAATGAAGCCGGAAAAGTGTTCACCATCGACAAATCCGGAACGACACTCGGTAGAGCTGCGGATAACGGCATTGTTCTGGCGGATAAGACGGTATCCTCTCACCATGCCAGCATCACCTATGTGGAAGGATACTTTGTTCTTGAAGATATAGGCTCCACAAACGGAGTCTTTATCAACGGCAATAAAACTCAGATTTACCGCCTTGAAAACGACTGTTCATTCAAGCTCGGCTCCGTTGAAGGCAATTTCACCTTGTTGTAA
- a CDS encoding protein phosphatase 2C domain-containing protein — protein sequence MKHKHPDFLYGNMSDVGKVRSENQDYYGRYEGDFGCLIIVCDGMGGYEGGAVASRLAVESIYEHFKRIGGHYDPRNELAQALIFAQKNILDYVMEHPETKGMGTTAVILLIRETSYWFANLGDSRLYLKRGGSATQLTRDHSLVQDMVDSGILTDAQAADHPKRNIITRALGTDNFTPDLSGPFTLNKSDVFMLCSDGLYHYFTLREMESILDLEPQSACEAFVEQANQQGSDDNVTVQIVKSNIGDKAKRPAKEFRGVSWIAILGVSVLLLLAASIYLAHSVFKIIKPPVKTERSAKATNGSSLKIETETNEIGSEGSDSTKTTHQALKKEESDAQ from the coding sequence ATGAAACACAAACACCCGGATTTCCTTTATGGAAACATGTCCGACGTTGGCAAAGTCCGCTCTGAAAATCAGGATTATTACGGCAGATACGAAGGCGACTTTGGGTGTCTGATCATCGTCTGCGATGGAATGGGAGGCTATGAAGGCGGAGCGGTCGCCTCTCGGCTGGCGGTAGAATCCATCTATGAACATTTCAAGCGGATTGGCGGTCATTATGACCCCAGAAATGAATTGGCGCAAGCCCTCATCTTTGCGCAAAAGAACATTTTGGATTATGTGATGGAGCATCCCGAAACCAAGGGCATGGGAACTACCGCGGTTATTTTGCTGATCAGGGAAACCAGCTATTGGTTTGCCAATCTTGGCGACAGCCGCTTGTATCTGAAAAGAGGCGGATCTGCAACCCAGCTTACAAGGGATCATTCGTTAGTGCAAGACATGGTGGATAGCGGGATCCTGACGGACGCCCAAGCTGCTGATCATCCCAAGCGCAACATCATCACCCGGGCTCTGGGGACGGATAATTTCACTCCCGATCTTAGCGGTCCCTTCACGCTCAACAAATCAGACGTGTTTATGCTGTGCTCGGACGGCTTGTACCACTATTTCACGCTTCGGGAGATGGAAAGCATCCTCGATCTGGAACCACAATCCGCGTGTGAAGCATTCGTGGAACAAGCCAATCAACAAGGCAGTGATGACAACGTGACCGTGCAGATCGTCAAATCCAATATCGGAGACAAGGCAAAGCGCCCCGCAAAAGAGTTTCGCGGTGTGAGTTGGATAGCCATTCTGGGCGTATCTGTTTTACTTTTGCTTGCTGCGTCTATCTATTTGGCACATTCCGTGTTCAAGATCATCAAACCACCTGTCAAAACGGAAAGAAGTGCCAAAGCAACCAACGGTTCATCCCTCAAAATAGAAACTGAAACTAATGAGATAGGCAGCGAGGGATCGGACAGCACCAAAACCACACACCAAGCACTCAAAAAGGAGGAATCCGATGCTCAGTAA
- a CDS encoding M48 family metalloprotease, which yields MRIQFRKSRRIIQYLSLIILLLPGMGYGQLIDDLLNAGTNTIKAVDSVLLDMTSVSDTEENQIGVELKKEILKKVKIEHSKKYDVVKILNKILPHCKRKAIKYEVIVVKDDVFNAYAVAGGKMFLNTGLLENLDNIDEVAFVLAHEMAHNELKHCINRIQHSYQAAKIQPLLGAIVQLAYITYKHPFSKEDERAADEYAVNLMQRAGYKKAGAISFFRNLGKHEQKWKDTNLQAVNDFVSTHPTAEERRKRIEKL from the coding sequence ATGCGTATTCAATTCCGGAAATCCAGGCGAATTATTCAATATCTTTCGTTGATCATCCTGTTGCTTCCGGGCATGGGATACGGTCAATTGATCGACGACCTGCTGAATGCCGGGACAAACACGATCAAGGCGGTGGATAGCGTTCTATTGGACATGACCTCGGTCAGCGACACTGAAGAAAACCAAATCGGAGTTGAGCTGAAAAAGGAGATCCTTAAAAAAGTTAAAATCGAACACTCCAAGAAATATGACGTCGTGAAAATACTCAACAAAATCCTGCCGCATTGCAAACGCAAGGCGATCAAGTATGAAGTAATCGTTGTCAAAGATGATGTATTCAACGCTTACGCGGTAGCGGGAGGGAAGATGTTTCTGAATACCGGCTTGCTTGAGAACCTCGACAATATCGATGAAGTGGCATTTGTGCTTGCCCACGAAATGGCGCATAATGAGCTCAAACACTGCATCAACCGCATTCAGCACTCCTATCAGGCAGCGAAGATTCAGCCGCTGCTGGGAGCAATCGTGCAATTGGCATACATCACCTACAAACATCCGTTTTCAAAGGAAGATGAGCGCGCAGCGGATGAATATGCAGTGAATCTTATGCAAAGGGCAGGATATAAGAAAGCCGGCGCGATCTCATTTTTCCGGAATCTGGGAAAGCATGAGCAAAAATGGAAAGACACAAACCTGCAAGCCGTCAATGATTTTGTCTCGACCCACCCGACGGCGGAAGAAAGAAGGAAAAGGATTGAAAAACTATAA